From one Populus alba chromosome 17, ASM523922v2, whole genome shotgun sequence genomic stretch:
- the LOC118048509 gene encoding uncharacterized protein, whose translation MWPVVVIFAGGFLSGLLALVALQALGVYVLIKRLNRKTQQQQASHSSSSPPHHQDLDPQQSLDYAHNKKGYVWVLDPDQVLKNWPVEKVQKDQKKKKELLEVNPIRKQAKIKDRSLILTDSGGSHRVIPLKGCAIEAVSATSLSSRKWAKRFPIKVESKTSPIYNASKTVFIFLETSWEKESWCKALRLASSDDQEKLNWFIKLNEEFLRYLTSLNTEYPSFMKPSVGFYVEPIDRASRFDGSESKVRLFWKKLAKKASKSGVENKVSSLLGREERKINDKYHPSHDPAFSGSVGKNDPTLKAPITSEEENILLPSSSTSSRASSLSQLQVISDTDADEKLNVDEGTLCWNLIISRLFFDAKSNDRMKSLMQARIQRTLSNMRTPSYIGEIICTDLNLGNLPPYIHGIRVLPTHMNEVWAWEVDIEYCGGLVLDIETRLEVRDLDLQKGVVDTDVGSSSVRDASSDLLEGFEDLGKQLNFSEGTVDSQEWKDEGNPKSDKLKDSKSGISTSTNVSRWKSLLNSVAKQVSQVPLSLSIRLGSLRGTVRLHIKPPPSDQLWFGFTSTPDVEFDLESSVGERKITSGQVALYLINKFKAAIRETMVLPNCESVCIPWMLAEKNDWVPRNVAPFIWINQEAASDNAAALELLNSQLDAKTKIEAGRETSYNHPESKHQKTRNAENVQPPYSDSSDDLSSNKPSMKNDKSSQDLTSPLLANSEAPETGQNSSGYASESQSPSRTLISLEKQTRSVEEDDSRPKKMGRRAKMLDLGKKMGEKFEEKRRNIEEKGRNIVDKMRGP comes from the exons ATGTGGCCCGTGGTAGTAATATTTGCTGGTGGCTTTCTTTCTGGCCTGCTCGCTCTTGTTGCTTTACAAGCTCTGggtgtttatgttttgattaaaaGATTGAATCGAAAGACTCAACAACAACAAGCAtcacattcttcttcttctcctccacaTCATCAAGACCTCGATCCCCAACAGTCCCTTGATTATGCCCATAACAAGAAG GGATATGTCTGGGTTCTTGATCCAGATCAGGTTCTGAAAAATTGGCCAGTGGAAAAAGTACAGAAagatcaaaagaagaaaaaggagctCCTTGAGGTCAATCCCATCCGAAAACAGGCAAAAATCAAGGACAGGTCACTTATTTTGACAGATTCAGGTGGCTCACATAGAGTTATTCCTTTGAAAGGTTGTGCAATAGAAGCTGTGTCAGCTACAAGCCTCTCATCAAGAAAATG GGCCAAAAGATTTCCAATAAAAGTGGAAAGCAAAACATCGCCAATATATAATGCAAGTAAGACagtttttatatttcttgagACATCCTGGGAGAAGGAGTCATGGTGTAAAGCCCTCCGTCTTGCTTCAAGTGATGACCAAGAAAAACTTAACTGGTTTATCAAGTTAAATGAAGAGTTCCTACGTTATTTGACATCCTTAAATACAGAATACCCTTCATTTATGAAACCCTCTGTTGGTTTCTATGTTGAGCCAATTGATAGGGCCAGTAGGTTTGATGGTTCTGAATCAAAGGTTCGCCTGTTTTGGAAAAAGCTTGCCAAAAAGGCATCAAAGAGTGGTGTAGAAAATAAGGTGAGTTCCTTGTTAGGTCGTGAAGAGAGAAAGATTAATGATAAATATCATCCATCCCATGACCCAGCCTTTTCTGGTAGTGTGGGAAAGAATGATCCAACATTGAAGGCACCTATCACCTCCgaggaagaaaatattttgttacCTTCATCATCAACCAGTTCCCGTGCCTCAAGCCTAAGCCAGCTTCAAGTCATTTCTGATACAGACGCTGATGAAAAGTTAAATGTTGATGAGGGAACACTCTGCTGGAACTTGATTATTTCTCGGCTCTTTTTTGATGCCAAAAGCAATGACAGGATGAAGAGTTTAATGCAAGCGCGGATTCAG AGAACTTTGTCCAATATGAGGACCCCCAGTTACATTGGCGAAATCATATGTACTGATCTAAACCTTGGGAATCTCCCGCCTTATATCCATGGTATTAGGGTTCTTCCTACACACATGAATGAGGTATGGGCATGGGAAGTTGATATCGAATATTGTGGCGGGTTAGTGCTAGATATTGAAACAAGACTGGAAGTTCGTGACCTAGATTTGCAGAAAGGTGTGGTGGATACAGACGTGGGATCCAGCTCTGTTAGGGATGCTTCGTCAGACCTTCTGGAAGGTTTTGAAGATCTTGGAAAGCAGTTGAATTTTTCTGAAGGGACTGTTGATTCACAAGAATGGAAGGATGAGGGTAATCCTAAGTCTG ATAAATTAAAGGACTCAAAGAGTGGCATATCAACATCAACGAATGTATCTAGGTGGAAGTCCCTCCTTAATTCTGTTGCAAAACAGGTTTCACAG GTGCCGCTCTCTTTGTCAATAAGGTTAGGATCCCTTCGTGGAACAGTGCGATTACATATTAAGCCACCTCCTTCTGATCAGTTATGGTTTGGCTTCACATCCACGCCTGATGTGGAGTTTGATTTGGAGTCTTCTGTTGGGGAACGCAAGATCACTAGTGGGCAAGTAGCGTTATACCTGATCAACAAATTTAAG GCTGCAATCCGGGAGACAATGGTTCTTCCAAATTGTGAAAGCGTGTGCATTCCCTGGATGTTAGCAGAAAAGAATGACTGGGTCCCTCGAAATGTTGCTCCTTTTATATGGATTAATCAAGAAGCCGCTAGCGATAATGCTGCTGCACTTGAACTACTGAACTCCCAACTTGATGCAAAAACCAAGATTGAAGCTGGCAGGGAAACCTCATACAATCATCCAGAAAGCAAGCATCAAAAAACAAGGAATGCTGAAAATGTTCAACCACCATATTCTGATTCTTCAGATGATTTGAGCTCTAACAAGCCATCAATGAAAAATGACAAGTCATCACAAGATCTAACAAGTCCTTTGTTGGCAAACAGTGAAGCGCCAGAAACTGGCCAAAACAGCTCAGGGTATGCCTCGGAAAGTCAATCACCATCTAGGACTCTGATATCTCTGGAAAAACAGACTCGTTCTGTTGAAGAAGACGATTCAAGACCAAAGAAAATGGGAAGGAGGGCGAAGATGCTTGATCTAGGGAAGAAGATGGGGGAGAAATTCGAAGAAAAGAGGCGCAATATTGAAGAAAAGGGCAGGAATATCGTTGACAAGATGCGAGGACCATGA